The genomic stretch AAAAGTGTTTTCAACAATTTTAGAAtcagttttttgttttgctttgcttttttatttgttttgcctTTTGGTTTGTTtagctttgttttttgttttgttttgccttttggtttgttttttgttttgtttagctttgtttattgttttgccttttggtttggttttgttttgtttgccttGCTTTATTACCGTTTTTGCATGTACatatttgtttgctttatttattggtttttccttttgatttttattattattatctgatgCACTTAAAATACACTGAGTCCCTCTTTATTGACCTGGTTTGAATAAGCGTTATTCTTAGGCTCACACTCATTCCTCATTCATTTTCATACTGTGGTCGCACTAATACACATGGGAAGTTGTTTATTATCGGTTTTCCAGATATGTGAGATTGTGATATCTGGTAATACCACTCTAATAGTTATCTTTAtctttgtaaatgtgtgtgtatgtgaacacAGGGAGTCCATCAACAGGTTGTGTGAAGCTGTACCAGGAGGAAAAGCTGCCTGGAAGAAGAAAGTAAGAGAGAAAATTATCatggttttgtatttttattattattattattaagcataaATCAAGAATATTTAGTTATGTCCAAATGTTTGTTTTGCTGCCCATTTTAGGCCACCAGTAAAACCCTCCAGTCTATCATGGGGAAGAGTAACCTGCGTTTCGCTGGAATGAGCATCGGTGTCAACATCTCCATTGACGGCTTGAGTCTACTCGTCCCCACCACACGACAGGTTGGCCTCCTCTTACACTGGATAGCCCTTCAAATCATATCAGAACAAATAACTTTTCCCACTTGTGTAGCTTTGAAAGGTTTGAATccttttaatgatttatttggtTTGGATGAATAGATTCAAATTTGTTTCATAAATGATTCAAGTTCCTCTGCAGCCCTGGAGTACAATGTTTTGACTAAGCTGCTTAAATTTTGTTAGACATTTGTCAGTTAAGTGTGACTAATTGAGTTAATTCATCAAAACCATAACTGTTTTTGTGCCAGAAAAATTAGGGCTCGGATTAAATTATGAAATACATTATTGGatagttgtttatttaaaaagatatGTTGCCCCTTTAAGTAACTTCAGATCTCTTGTAGCtcattgacatttttttatttattttttataagtgtTGAATATTGATTTGAATTGAAGACATCACATCTTCTCACTCCCATCTCTTTATGTAGGTGATTGCCCATCACCCCATGCAGTCCATATCTTTCGCCTCTGGTGGAGACTCGGTGAGCCCTCTTCTTTCCGCTCTTACCATTTTCCTCTCCATTAACAAATGCCACTTGATTCTCACTTGGATTTCATCTTGTGTTGCAGGATACACCAGATTACGTCGCTTATGTGGCCAAAGACCCTGTCAATCAAAgaggtatttttatattaattattaagattattttatttgtatgggtataatttaaaaaaataactttttaaaatattttattaatcttaTATTTGAATGTTCATGCATATTATGCAAAGAATCCTATTTTCTATCTTGTTTGTGTTGCATATTATCTTGGCTAGATTTCTCTCATGTGAACAGTGTTACCTTTTTCTTGTCCCTGTAGCGTGTCACATCCTGGAGTGCGGTGACGGTCTCGCCCAGAATGTGATCAGTACCATCGGCCAGGCCTTCGAACTGCAGTTCAAACAGTACCTACACAGCCCACCCAAAGCCATTCCCGCCATGGATAGGTGAGAGCCACATAATTTTGCATAAACCATAAAGTCTGTTTGGGCTTTTGAATGCATCACAACATTAAAATGATGGTGGTTCCTAGTTTCACCTGCAGTTAATCTTGAGCTTCATATCTGAGCAGCTTTCGCAAAGTTGAAACGGGATACACACAGCTTGTGTTTCATATAGCCATCCTGTTTTGATTCCAGGCCGTTATTTAAAGCTAAATTCATTTAAGGAGCTCTCAGAAACCACACGACTGCTTAGTGTCACATCAGTAATGGATAATTTCTTGCATTTTGGTCTGTTTCAAATCATAGTTGTTGCATGtgctttcttgtctttttttttaaacatttaaactgtgttCGAAAACATAGTGGGCTGCCTTGTAGTCTACTTCCCTATATACGCAGCATCCTAACCAAAATAGAAGTAATGTGACTCATGTGAACTGCTTTACTAAGGCAACAGTTCGGTGTGCTGTTAGCATGATGCTAAGCTAACAATATCAAAATctaaaggtgcggtcacatttgggaaatttcactgaaaaaaaagtctattttcaACAGTGTAGCAATGTATAAAGCACACCTCACACACAAGTCATTTTAAACCAAGCAGCTATGTGTCTATTAATTTGGTGAATTTGCGTGAACCCGTGAGGAAATCATTCACCCTCATATAAAATTCCCAGTTGCTattaaaatgactggattttgctcACTCAAAACAACGGCAGATATCAcctcatgtttataatcattaaaaatattgtcAATCTTTAAGTAGATACCACTATATCAACTGTTTTTTAGTTACTGaattaaaacatattaatgatttataaattcaTGTTAAATATATGTTTACTTTTTCACTGATCTTCTAAGATGCTAAATAGCTTTATTTAATGGTTAGGACCATACGAACAGAGGAGTCGGCATGGGGTGATGACGAGGAATCATCTGAGCACAATTACTACAACAGCATACCAGGAAAGGAGCCTCCTGTTGGGGGAGTGGTGGACTCTAGGCTCAGGCCTCCTGCGGGCCTACTGGGTCATGTCCATACGCAACCACAGAGCAAAACCACTCAGGTAAACTTTGTTATATAGACTTTATTATAGATGTATGTGGATTTTAATGTGTGTCATGAACAGCATGAAGTGGTTTGTGGAGAGAATTCACTAAGGTTGGACTTAATAAACTTCTCTGAGTGGTGTTAGTATAACGCTTATTGCTTCAGGCAAAGAGCTGGTTATGAATACAGCACATTCTCTAATGAAAGCTGAAAGCCCATATGCCATTTGTAAGAAATTATCAATTCTATCTATTTatcatctttatatattttatacaagtgTGCTGAACTCATGCCTGGAACGAAGCCTGATCTCAGACCTGTGTTTGCTTTTTTCAGATGGGGTCACCGGCCAAAAGAGATGCAGGCAGCCTCCCTGCCACCCACTTGTGTTATGAAGTGCACTGGGACACAGAGAAAAACAGCAGCTCAAGTGAGACGCCTGCTGGTTAATCATCTGTATTATGTTACTCTCCTGATGTTTTAGTGCATGTGCACGGAGCCTTTTACTGGGTCTGATATTCCAAATGTTCCATACTAATTGCTTAGTTAATTACACTCTTCAAAAAGaatctttcagtgaacagttcttaaaatatatgtttttttctttgttgtccaTGGaaacattaatgttaataaaGAAGCTTTATTTGTAAGAGTTTagttatgtttatttttcttcaggTTTGACTTCCGATGGTTACCTGCGAGCAGACGGTCATCCTCCAGGTAGCCGCGATTACGAGGAACACCTGTACGTAAACACCCAGAATCTGGACAACATGGAGGCTTCAGCGGATGCCCGAGGAGGACGTAGACCCGAGAGTCCAAAGAAAGACATTTTTGATATGAGTGAGTCCATAACAAATAACTGTAATATCAGAATATGTTTGATTAATGCGTTTAAGTCATTTCATTCTACAAATCGTACTGTATTAAACCTCACAGGACCGTTTGAGGACGCCTTGCGTCTACACGAGGCCAGTGGAGTTTGTGTATTGGAGGACAAGTGGCCGAGTCCCCCACGCCGTCGGGCCCCCGTGGCCCCCACAGAGGACCAGCTGCGGCGGGAGATGTGGTATCACGGGCGCATGAGCCGCAAGGATGCAGAGAATCTGCTGGGCCGAGATGGAGATTTCCTAGTGCGGGACAGCGCCACTAATCCGGGCCAGTATGTGCTGACTGGGATGCAGTGTGGGCTTCCCAAACATCTGCTGTTGGTGGATCCTGAAGGAGTGGTGAGTGCTGCTTCAAAGCTCAGTTTTCATACTGTGTAGACTTTGATGAGGAGCTTGTTTGATGTCAGAGTTGGGTTTCCAGGGCTGTTTCCCAACTCACAATATAATCAACGAAACCCCCAAGTCCAGTGGCATGGTGTAAAGTTATGTGGAATCAAATAAATTTTGCAATCGGTTTGAAAGCAGTCCAGCCTGATTTAATGATGTTAATGAGTATTAATGATTGCTTGACTGTCATAATTATGTtggtgataataataaatgttaatatttctataGCAATAATACTATtttagaaaaataacaaaataaaaaataaatgaaatgagagataaaaatggtaaaaatgaaagtaaaaaaaaaaatttgtatatatatatatatatatatatatatatgtgtgtgtgtatatatatatgtgtgtgtgtatatatatatatatatatatatatatatatatatatatatatatatatatatatatatatatatatatatatattatttaaaaatgcttttatttgcatagcacattcataaataaaaatgcttttgggTCAGAatatgttttctgaaaaaaatatattaaaatataataattatccaGATTTTTTTAAGGCTAAGCAAATTAGACTTatgaaaatgcttaaaaataagagttaaaatatatttttttatttgaatagcaCATACATAATACAGCAGTAAGTTCAgtgaaaacaaaatgtaaataatatatttaaaaaaattataaaaataaaaacttgacagATGAATGGATAAATGTGCTAAAAATGAAggtgaaaaactaaaatagtaaaaaacaaaataaaatgattaccattataattttaaaaagatgaGTTCGCAAAACCAAATAATCaaactttgaaaaataattataaaaaaacaccCTTGAACcacaataattcacattttacTTACAtgaacttaattttatttttcattaggtTCGGACTAAAGACATGCTTTTTGAGAGCATCAGCCACCTGATCAACTACCACCTGACAAACAAGCTGCCGATTGTTGCAGCAGAGAGTGAGTTACACCTCCAGCAGGTGGTCTGCAGAATGAACTGACCTCTATCTGAAGCCCATATTGAGTACATGGTAAGAGGTTTGCGGCATTTTTATACAGATTATAAAAGCCTTTTTTATATGGGTAATTTatagtattgtttatttttttagggtgtaAGGCCGTCCCCCGTGCCGCCAATCTAGAGGCCCCACACTGTTGCCTTAAACAGACTCTGAGCTTTCACTGGGACTTGTGGGATATCGCTGTTTCTTAagcactgaccacaaacagcttTCAGCATGTCTTGCTCCATCAACCCCTTCTTCAACAGAGAAGACCCCAACTGAGACTTTGGCATTGGGAAATAAAGTGCTTGTGATCACTGAGTTTCCCAGCAGAC from Carassius gibelio isolate Cgi1373 ecotype wild population from Czech Republic chromosome A22, carGib1.2-hapl.c, whole genome shotgun sequence encodes the following:
- the LOC127943197 gene encoding SHC-transforming protein 2 isoform X1; translated protein: MLLKPKYGRFRNDSVTSSDDLMQSLAMSGKVVATPVASSSTPGLELPPLETAALPPPSVQVLADSPGLDGEQDGTTTFCMLIPKMPQWKFSNSLLSRSPSNSSSNSSKDSSRAPPTNSSPGAASGGALAASGPVASLAAVFNSCDPVCMGPCSLQAARRQRASPRESSPGATEGSPGSSGSCRTGMNRRTRVEGMWLGDNLTQKGSFINKPSHGWLHPDKKISSTGASYIVRYMGCIEVLKSMRSLDFSTRTQVTRESINRLCEAVPGGKAAWKKKATSKTLQSIMGKSNLRFAGMSIGVNISIDGLSLLVPTTRQVIAHHPMQSISFASGGDSDTPDYVAYVAKDPVNQRACHILECGDGLAQNVISTIGQAFELQFKQYLHSPPKAIPAMDRTIRTEESAWGDDEESSEHNYYNSIPGKEPPVGGVVDSRLRPPAGLLGHVHTQPQSKTTQMGSPAKRDAGSLPATHLCYEVHWDTEKNSSSSLTSDGYLRADGHPPGSRDYEEHLYVNTQNLDNMEASADARGGRRPESPKKDIFDMRPFEDALRLHEASGVCVLEDKWPSPPRRRAPVAPTEDQLRREMWYHGRMSRKDAENLLGRDGDFLVRDSATNPGQYVLTGMQCGLPKHLLLVDPEGVVRTKDMLFESISHLINYHLTNKLPIVAAESELHLQQVVCRMN
- the LOC127943197 gene encoding SHC-transforming protein 2 isoform X2, encoding MNRRTRVEGMWLGDNLTQKGSFINKPSHGWLHPDKKISSTGASYIVRYMGCIEVLKSMRSLDFSTRTQVTRESINRLCEAVPGGKAAWKKKATSKTLQSIMGKSNLRFAGMSIGVNISIDGLSLLVPTTRQVIAHHPMQSISFASGGDSDTPDYVAYVAKDPVNQRACHILECGDGLAQNVISTIGQAFELQFKQYLHSPPKAIPAMDRTIRTEESAWGDDEESSEHNYYNSIPGKEPPVGGVVDSRLRPPAGLLGHVHTQPQSKTTQMGSPAKRDAGSLPATHLCYEVHWDTEKNSSSSLTSDGYLRADGHPPGSRDYEEHLYVNTQNLDNMEASADARGGRRPESPKKDIFDMRPFEDALRLHEASGVCVLEDKWPSPPRRRAPVAPTEDQLRREMWYHGRMSRKDAENLLGRDGDFLVRDSATNPGQYVLTGMQCGLPKHLLLVDPEGVVRTKDMLFESISHLINYHLTNKLPIVAAESELHLQQVVCRMN